TCACCCCCGACGACCAAGGCTGCATGGACCTGATCCGCAACCAGCTGGAGCCCTTGGGCTTCCTTTGCGAAGATCTGTCCCGCCACGGCACCACCAATCTCCTGGCCCGCCACGGCCAGGACCACCCGGTGCTATGCCTAGCTGGCCACACGGACGTGGTGCCTCCGGGCCCCCGGGAACAGTGGCAATCCGATCCCTTCACCCCCAGCCACCGGGATGGCCGTCTCTACGGCCGGGGCGCCGCCGACATGAAAAGCTCCTTGGCGGCCTTTGTCACCGCCGCCCAGACCTTTGTCCGTGCCCATCCCGATCATCCGGGTACCCTGGCCCTGCTCCTCACCTCCGACGAGGAAGGGGACGCCAAGGACGGCACGGTGGCTGTGGTGGAAGCACTGAAAGCCCGGGATGAAACCCTGGATTACTGCATCGTAGGGGAACCCACCGCCGTGGAATCCCTGGGAGACACGGTAAAGAACGGGCGGCGGGGTTCCCTCTCCGGCAAACTCACGGTGAAGGGTATCCAGGGCCACATCGCCTATCCCCACCTGGCCCGCAACCCCATTCACCAGGCCGCCCCGGCCATCGGGGAACTGGCTGCCATGGAATGGGACCAGGGCAATGAATTTTTCCCCCCCACCTCCTGGCAGATTTCCAATATCCGGGGCGGTACCGGCGCCACCAATGTGATTCCGGGCAGCGTGGAAATTCTTTTCAATTTCCGCTTTTCCACCGCCAGCACCCCGGACAGCCTGCAACGCCGTCTCACCGCGGTCCTGGCCAAGCACGGCCTGGACTACGATCTGGTCTGGACCCTCAACGCCAAGCCCTTCCTCACCGGCCAAGGCCCCCTGGTGTGCGCCGCCCAGGCCGCCATTCGGGAAGTCACCGGTCGGGAGACGGAACTCTCCACCACCGGCGGCACCTCGGACGGGCGCTTTATCGCCGACATCTGTCCCCAGGTAATTGAACTGGGGCCGGTAAACGCCTCCATCCACAAAATCGACGAATGGGTGGAGGTGGCCGATCTGCCCCGCCTGTCCGCCATCTATCAACGCATTCTGGAACAACTGCTGAACTGACCATGGCCCTTACCCCCTCCGATTTGCCCGAACTCCAAACCCTGCGGGATTTTCTGCGCTATGGCGTCAGCCGTTTCAACCAGGCCCAGCTGTTTTTCGGCCACGGCACGGACAACGCCTACGACGAAGCCGCCTATCTGCTGCTCCACACCCTGAATCTGCCCCTGGATCGGCTGGAGCCCTTTCTGGATGCCCATCTCACCGCCGAAGAGCGTCAGACGGTGCTCTCCGTCATTGAACAACGGGTGGAAAGCCGGGTACCGGCGGCCTATCTGACCCATGAAGCCTGGCTGGGGGAACACCGCTTCTACGTGGATTCCCGGGTCATCGTGCCCCGCTCCTTCATCGCTGAACTGCTGGATGAGCAACTCCTCCCCTGGGTGGAAGATCCCTGGGGCATTACCCGGGTGGCAGACATCTGCACCGGCTCCGGCTGTCTGGCCATTCTGGCCGCCCTGGCCTTCCCCATGGCGGAAGTGGACGGGGTGGACATTTCCCCGGACGCCCTGGACGTGGCCCAGCGCAATATCGCCGACTACGGCCTGGAAGACCGGGTTCATGCCATCCGCTCCAACCTGTTCGCCGGCGTGGCCCGGCAGCGCTACGACCTGATTATCTCCAACCCCCCCTATGTGAACGCCCCCTCCATGGCCGAACTGCCGCCAGAATACCGGGCCGAGCCAGAACTGGCCCTGGCTGGCGGGGAAGACGGTCTGGATCTGGTGCGCATTCTGCTCAGGGAAGCCCGGGACCATCTCAATCCCGGGGGTATTCTGGTAGTGGAAATCGGCCACAACCGGGAAGCGCTGGAAGCCGCCTATCCGGAAACCCCCTTCACCTGGCTGGAAACCAGCGCCGGAGACCAGTTCGTCTTTCTGCTGCATCGGGAAGAACTGCCCGAATAAATCCCGGGCCAGAAAAAAAACAAAAAAGGCTTGGGGACAAGATTGCTCCCCAAGCCTTTTTTTACGCCCCAGCCTAGCCCCGTTCCCGCAGGCGATCCACCTCCCGGGACAACAGGGCGATGGCATCCGTCAGATTTTTCATCAGGGAAACAAAGCTTTCCTGCTGGGGCCCGGGGGGCAGACTTTGGGCAAAGGCCTTGGCATCCCGCAGGGCCAGGCTGATCCGGGCATTGGTGTTATCCAGGGACATGGCGGGCTCCTTTGGTGACAAAGGTCGGCACCGGATGCACCGACCAATTCCAATTTAGGATCAGCCCATGACAAATGCAATAGCTACCTAACCGTTCTTCGGCCGCCCGAGACCCCTTGAACTTGGCGCCCTTTGCCTGCCGCCCCGATTCGGCTCAGCCCGCCGCTTCCTGCCGACGCAGGCGCCTCGCCGCTGCCCGGGCAATCCGCTCCCGTACCAGGTCCGGCATATTCAGGGGGCTTTTCTTGGCCTCCTCCATCCACTGCCGGGGAGAAAGCTCGCGCCCCGTACCCTGATCCAGCACCATGCCCTGAATACGGCTCACCGTAAAAGTCCGGGTGGCTTTGGCGGCCCGGCAAAATCCCTGGATATAGTCCCCCGCTACCGCATCCACATAGACCTTGCGGTGGCTGGTACGGCCCTTGGAATCCACATAATCGAATTCAATGACCGCCACATAAAGCCCGGAAGTATCGGGGAAACTGCTGTCAAACCCCGGGTCGGAAGGCTGAGGGAAATGCCGGTCCCCGGGAAAACCGGAAAAGGAAGAGCCCTGGCTGGGCGCCAGGGTCAGGGCATCGGAAATATCCCCGGCCTCCTTTCCGGCGCGGGATCTCCGGGTACCGGGGATAAAGCAGGCCAGACGCAGCCAATGGACGCTTTTTTCCACCAGCACCGCCCCCCCTGCGCTGATGCCCAGAAAGCCGCTCCCCAGCCACCAGGCCTGGGGGTCCTGGATCACGCCCCACAATCCGAAAGCCGCCAGCAGGCCGCAAGGCAACGCCACCAGCAACTGATAGCCCAAACGCCAGCCCTTGGCGGCCAGGTAACGCATCACCCCATAGGCCCATAGCAAAAGCAGGACCAGCGCAAAGACCTCGGCAACACCCGGCTTCAACATAGGGACCAACGAAATAGGCAGAAGGTCAGATTGTAACAAGTCCGGACCGGGGATTTTTTTGATCCAGATTAAGCCAATGGGGACTGACGCCCCCGTTTACTCAAAAAAGCGTCTCGCCTCGGTAAAAAACAAGTTTCACGATAAAGGCTTATCGGCCCCTGGCCCCCCACTTCCAGGAGCGAAGGCCCCCTTGGAATAAAAAAGGGCAGCCACAAAGCAAGGGCTCCAAGCAGTCATGGGGCGGCAATAGACCCTTCATCGGCAATGTAGCAGCCCACTCGCTCACCTTTAGCCGCCCTCCAGTCCATCCCCCAGAAGCCTTTGGTGCTGCCCTTCTCCACCTAAGCCGCAACCGGCTCTTCCCTTGTGGCCGCCCCTTCCTGCCCCTGGGCCCGCAGCAGGGCCCGGCGCAACCAGAGGGGAGGATTGCCCTGGAGCATTTCCTGGAGTCGGGTAATCACCTCATCAATGGAGCGGGTGTTTTCCATTTTTACCGGAAAGACCCCTTCCTCCTGCACGCTGACCGCTTGGGGATCGCTCAGGCCCAGGGTAAAGAGTACCGAACTCCCCGCCAGGGCATGCACTTTATCCATAATCTGGGGGGGATTGGAGCTTTCCCCGCCCCCCATGCCACAACAGCCGCCATTTTTTCCCTGGCCGCCTCCCGGGCCTTTTTTCACCCCTTTGAATTGGGCGCAATCCTCAAATTCGGCGGTATCCGCGCCCACCCTATAGAAAACGATCTGTTTGGCTCCGGCAAAGCTGGTATCCACCTGGAGCAGATTGTTGGTGGTAATGGCGATGCGAAGCGGCGAATGGCTATCCATAAAAATCTCCCGAGCATGGGTAAAAAAAGGGGAAACAACAGTCCCCATCAGGTCATGGGAAACCCCACGGCCACCGGCTGACGGCCAAAGCGCAGTTGAAATTCCGCCGGCAATTCCCGGGTAAACGGTTCCCGGGTGCGCCACTTTTCCAGTTCGGAGAGGCTGATCTTCCCTTCCGGCAAGACCTCCACGGGCACGATGTGGAGCTGGTCCGCCACACTGAGGTAGAAATCGATGGGAAAACGCCAGGGGTCCCGGAAGCTGGGTTCCACTTCCACACACAGCACCTGATCTTGCAGGCAGAACTTGGGATTGTCGCTGTCGTAACGGAAATGGCGATTGAAAGGCAGGGTCTGGCGAAACTGGTAGAGCACCCGGTCTTCGTCGCAAAAGCCTTTGATTTCCCCCACCGTATCCACGTAGTACTGGACCATCATGGCTTCCACATAGGCGGCCCCGTAGGGCTGGGAAGGGGCATTGAGGAAGTAATGCACGGCGCTTTCCAGCAATTCCAGGCCCACCGGGCTGATGGTCAGACTTTGGGCGCAGTGATTGAAACTGCAACAGGCCCGCACCAGACCGTCGCTGATAATTTCGTGGCCCTGATGACGGCCCATGACCAGACGAAGTATGCGCAGAATCCGATAGAGTTCCGCCACCACCTTGTCCGTGGTGTTCCGCCGTGGCAGGGCCAAATAGCGCTGCCAGCTGCCCTTGGCTTCCAGAGTCGGGTCCAGGGACTCGAAATAGCTGTCCAGGAGGAGGAAAGCCACCCCCGCGCCCAGAAGGGACGGTGCCCGTAAGGCGGCCCCTTCCCCCGTCTCCTGGGCAAAGTGGAGCTTTTTCTTTTTGCTGTAAATCTCAATCTGCCGGTATTCGGGCAGATGCCAATGGTTACCAAAGCGCTGGGCGTAATCCCCCACCGCCACCTGCAACACATCCCGCTCCCATCCGGGGGGCAGGGTTTCCGCTTCCGAGGCCATCCGGTTCACCTGGGGCTCCTTCCGTTGCCAACCTGGGTTTTACATGGAGAAACCGTTGATTGCCGGGGCGGACCAAGCTGGGCCCGCCCCGGCAGGCCGGGCCCAATCATCGATCAGGCCCGACCCACCCTCTGCCTTGCAGGGCGACGGACTACCACGTATTCAGGAGCCATTCCCGATTCTTGGTGTATTCCATGTGGGCGAAGATGGTGTTGGCAATGTTCTCCGCCAGCTCCATGGCCCCCTTGTAGCCCATGGTGGGATGGCGATAGAGTCCGGCCCGGTCAAAGGTGGGGAAGCCCACCCGGACCATAGGGATATTGGCGTCCAGGGCCACATAGCGGCCCTTGGAATGGCCCATGATCAAATCCACCTTGAGGCCGTTCTTGATGCGCTTTTCCAGCTCCCACAGGTCGGAGTTGCACACCACGTCCATGTCGAAGTTGGCGCCTTCCTTCAAGGCCAGGATGCGGGGGTCCTTCTTGTACTTGGTGTTGTCATCCCCCAGGAGCAGCAGCACCGGTTCCAGTTCCACTTCCATGCAGAACTGGGCCAGGCCGATGACCAGGTCCGGATGGCCGAAAAGGGCCACCTTTTTGTTGGCGAAGAACATGTGGGCCAGATCCGCCAGGGCGTCCAGGGCGATGCCCCGTTCCCGCACCAGGGACGCGGGAATTTCCTTGCCCGTGAGCTTGGCGATGTGCTGCAGCATTTCGTCCGTGTTCTTGATGCCGTAGGGGGTGGAGGAAATTACCGCCGGCACTTCAAACTCGTCCTGCAGGTACTTGGCCGCAGAGGCGCCCTCGTAGCGGGCCAGGGCCAGGGAGGCCACCGCGTTGGCACTGTCGGCGATATCTTCCACCGTGGTCTTGCCGTGGGGCTCGATGGTCTTGTCCGGCAGCATGGGGGAATCGAAATCCTCCGTGTCCATGAAGACGGTGGCTTCCACCCCCATTTCAGACAGGTAATGCTTGAGCAGGGTCACATCCCCCGGATTCACCCACCCCGGGAAGAGATTGAGCTTGCCCGTGGGCTTGCCCTTCTTGTTGGCAATGGTCTTCACCAGGGACAGGACGCACTCGGAATAGCCACTCACCTGGCTGCCCTTGAAGCTGGGGGTATGGACCGGCACCAGATGGATTTTCCGATCCGGGAATTCCGCCTTCAGGGCCCGGTTGCACACATTGATGGTGCCTTCGATGTCGTCCCCGATCACCTCGGTGGAGCAGGTGGTGATGATGGGAATGACCCGGAGTTCCGGATAGCGCTTGGCCAGCACCATCACCCCCTCCTCCACCCGCTTGGTGCCACCGAAAACGGCGGATTCCTCGTGGAGGGACGTGGAAGCGATATCAAAGTTTTCCTTGAAATGCTGGGCAAACAACAGGCGCACGAACATGCTGCACCCTTGACCGCCATGGACCAGGGGAATGCAGTCCTTGACGCCGATGCCGGCGTATTGAGCGCCCGCCGGCTGGCAGTCGTACATGGGATTGATAATCCCCGTACGATCTTTGGAGACGACCTTGACCTGCGGTCGCTCCTGGGTCACGGCTTCTTCGCAAGACATAAGCTACCTTTCACGAAAAGTGATGCAATGAAGAATCCTGGTTTCCGGTTCCGCAGCCCCGCCGGAACCGGCCCGAACTCAATACAGGGAGTGGTTGAGCTCGTGGTTTTTGGAATGGGTGATGGCAATGTCCGTCAGCCGGGCTTTCAGGCCTTGCATCAATTCCTTGATTTCGTCTTCGGAGACGTCCTTGATCCAGGGAAAGCGGCTGCGGAAATCCGCCACCACCACCTTGGCGTCCGCCAGTTGGCAGCGTTCCACCGGGTTTTCCGCCGCCGGGGTCTGGCCCAGTAGCATCTGGGTGGTTTTACCCAGCACCCCGTCGATGTTTTCTTCCCGATCCCAGGTACGGGAGGCGAATTGCCACAGGCAACGTTCCTGGACGTAGTCGTAAAGTTCATCCACCCGGGTATCCATTACGCGGCCTCCTTGATGGCGGTGCTGCTCGCGGCGCCCCGGATATCGGTGGCGGCCAGCTGGCGCAGGGGGTTATAGACGGCGTTGTACATATCCCGGGCCAGATTGACGAAGCCCTCGAAGCCCATATAGGGCCCGTTGTGGTAGGCATGGCCATTGACGTAGGGAATGTGCAGCTTCTTCACCAGTTCCCCCACCCGGGGACCGGTGAAAATCACGTCCGGCTTCACCAGATCGATGATTTCGAAAAATTCCAGTTCATTGCCGTCATCGATGTAATAGGTGCCTTCCTGGCCCCGGGCGATGACCTTTTCAAAGTCTTCCTGGTGGCCGAATTTGGAGGACATGGCCACCACCTGGACCCCCAGGTCGTCTTCCACCGACTTGGTCCAGTGCCAGAGACGGGGACCGCCGGTCCAGATGGCCATCTTGGTACCTTTAAGCCGTTCCTTGTACCAATCCAGCTGGGGCTTCCACTTGGCGTATTCCTCCGCAATCAGGGCTTCCCCCTTGTCTTCAATGCCGAAGAAAGCGCAAATCTTGCGGATGCCTTCCGCCATGTAATTGAAGCCCCAGGAGTCGATGTCCAGGCGGGGAATGCCGTAGCGCTTTTTCAGTTCATTGGCGATGTAACCGGCGGACCGGGCGCAATTCACCACATTAAGCTGGGCCCGATGCATGCTGCGCAGGTCGTCGTAGGCGGCGTTCCCGGTAAAGTGGGCAATCACCTGAATGCCCAGGCGATCCCAGTAGGTTTGCAGCAGCTGGGTATCCCCCTGGATGTTGTAATCGCCGATGAAATTGATGGTGTAGGGGCTGGTGATTTCCGGCTCCACCGTACCCACCTTTTCATTCACCCAGCCGATGTTGAGCACGTGGTGGCCCTTGGACTGGGACACCCCGGAAAAGCCCGGGCATTCCACGCAGAAAATATCCACATCCGGACGTTCCGCCATGACCCGCTTGGCCACCGCCTTCACGTCATCCCCGATGAGGGCCGTGGGGCAGGTGGTATAGACGAACATGCGCTTGATTTCGGGCATTTCGTCGAAGGCTTCGTTAATGCTCTTTTCCAGGCGCTTTTCCCCGCCGAAAACGATGTGGCTTTCCTTCATGTCCGTGGACCACACGTACTTCATCTGGAAATGGCCGTTATCGCTGGGATAGCGCTTAGTGTGCCAGGTGTCGTAGGCGCAGCCGATGGGGCCATGGATCATCTGGATGGCGTCCTTCACCACCCCGCCGATCACCAGCTTGGCGCCGCAGAAGGCGCAGCCCCGTTCGGACAGGGTTCCGGGGATGGTGGCCGCATTGGAAATGGGAAGGTATTCCCGGGTGTCCTCGTCCGGAGCCTTCAGGTAGATGTGTTTCTCGCGCTCAGGAATATCCTTGTCGCACTTGAGTAAGACCATGGGCATTTCGCTCAACTCCTTCTGTCTGTCGGTCTTGGTTCGACCAAGGACCGGGGTTAATCGCCTGATGCAGGTAAAGGCAAGCCCATTCAGCAGAAAGCGTGCCACCGTTATTCACGGGGCTTTATAGCGGCGGTTTTCCCCTTCCCGGCGCTTTTTCAAAAACCAACGAAATCCATTGGAATCATAGTGTTGAATATTCCGCCCCCGGCCCCCGCCCCTACCAAAACGCCGTAATGCCCCCCTTTTCCCAGCCCATTTCCGCCGGGCAATCCGGGCCCGGAACAACGGCCTTTCCCGTTCAGAAAAGTACGAAGGCCGGTTCCTTGTTCCAGGCCGTGCGTCCGGCCATTTCCGGAGAACAAGGGCCTTGGCCCCCCCAGAGATTAGAAAAGAGGAGGAGGTTCGGTTCGGAACCCGGCCCGCCGCCCACGTACCTCCGGATCAATCAGCCGCTGCCCTTCAAAAGAAACGGGGCCCCAAGGCCCCGTAGTGTGATCAACCTGGTCCAGTCCAAAGGAAGGGCTGCCCAGATCAGAGATTGGCGGCGTCCGGCCCCAAAAGGCCCGCCCTATACCCTCAATGGAGCAAAGCCACCCCCGGGGCAGCCCGGAAGGCGGCGTCGTGGCGGGCCAGGCTCAGATTGTCCTGGCGGCAATAGCGCTCCAGCAGCAGGGCTGCGCTTTGCTCCAAGCCATCGGGAAAGCCCCGCTCCATAAATTTCTGCTCCAGCACCACCCAGCCTTCGTAGCCGCTGGCCGCCAGATGGCGACGCATGGCGGCATGATCCACCCGGCCCGTGCTGCCCAGGGGCAGCAGGCCCGGCTCATTCACAGTAAAGCTCTCCAGGCGCCCGTAAATGGCCGCAAACACGGAATGGCCGGACTCCCCGTTTTCCACCAGGGCCCGGGCGTTGAGCTGTAGCCCCAGTGCCGGATGATCCACCGCATTGGTGAGAATGCGGCACTCGCTGGCCCGGGTACAGAAATCCCCGTCCCCCGGCCCCAGGGGCTCGAAGCAGAGCTGCACCCCCTGGCTTTCCAGCACCGGCAGCACCCGGTCCAGCAGATCGAAACAGCGGGCCCAGGCCCCATCCATGGGCAGTTCCCGGCACCAGCGTCCGTGGCCAATGACCAGAGTGGTAGCCCCCAGATCCCGGGCCAGGGCGGAAAGGCGCAGCAAGTGGGCAGCCGGATCCCCCTCCTCCCCTACCCCATCCCCGGCCAGCAGATTCAGCAGGGGATAGTCCCCAGCGGGCACATGGAGGGCGGCTACGGCCAGACCAGCCTGCTCCACAGCTCGACGGTAAAGGGCCACCTGGGCCGGATCGGGCCAGTCCGCCCAGAGACGGGAGGGCACCAGCACCACCCCGCCAAAGCCCCAGGCCGGCAGGCAAGCCAGCCACTGCCGGTGATCCCCGGGGGGCAGGGCCAGGGTAGACAGGGCGAATTTCATGGACATGTCAGTCCAGCTCATCCACGGAGGTAATCAACTGGTGGCTGAGTTTTTCCTCCGGCACATACCCCCCCTTCCAGCCCTCCGCCGCAATGGCAGCGAAGCGGTCCGGAGATTGCTGCCGCTGTTGCTGAGTGAGGGCCCGATCCACCCAGGGCAAGGCGCCCCGATTGGCCAGGGCGAGACTCACCTCATTGAGGAGATCCACAATATCGTGGCCGTTATCCACGATGATGGGCTGGATGTTGGCGGCCATGAGCCGCTTGATGGAGGAATTACCGATGGATGCCGCATAAACCGCAGCGCAGTCCTTGAGAAACTCCAGCTTGGCCAGCACCTTGTCCTCCGGCGGCTTCAGCAATTCTTCCGGGCTGGGGCGCATTTCCTCCCCGGGCACCAACACGGTCCCGGCGGGTAGGGCCCGATCCTTGTTTTCCCCCTTCATCACCGCCGCCATGAATTCCCCCACCCCCACCATTTCCGCTTCCCCGGGGGAAACGTCGTAGATGACAAAGCGTTCCGCCGCCCCGAAGTGAAGATTTACCCGGGCCAGGTCCGTGGAAGCAAAGGCGATTTTGAGCATGGAAAGTGTCCTTAAAGAGGGGCCCGACGGGGGCCTTTTACAGGGCCGCCACGGGAGCGGGAGCTTCCTGGCGGCCCAGGCTGGGGGCGAAGCGGGAGACATAGGGCGGTACTTCGGCCCGCTGGCTAGCGGCCATATTGGCCAGATCAAACAGGGTCTGGCGGCTGCCCCGGTAGCCGATCCATTCCCGGGCATAGCCCCCCACCCAGTCGTAGAGGGGAAACCCCGCCCGCAGCAGGGGAAGGCCCAGTTCCGCCGCCCCCATGGCGCCGTGGGAATTGGCCAGGAGCAAATTGGCTCCCCCGGCCCGGGCCTGATCCGCCCAATCTTCCAAATCCCCCACAATCACCTGATCCAGGGGCAAAGCGTGGAGGCTGTCGGCCCGGGCAGAAGCCACCGCCGTTACCACCCGGCAGCCCACCCCGGTGAGGAAATCCACCAGGGAACCGAGCAAATCCGGGTCCGCCGCCACCGCCGCCCGGCCGGACCCCAGAAGAAAATGGCTATCCACCATGGCATCCAGCAACTGGGCCCGCCAGCGCTCCACCAGGGGCGGGACTTCCCGACCACTCAGGTGGGCCAGGGTATCGGTCAGGGCATCGCAGGCTTGTAAGCCCATGAGGCCGCCAAAGCGAAAATCCGGCACCCCGATGCGCTGCTGCAAGAGATCGGCCGCCTTGTTGAGGGAGGCGCCAATCACCAGGGTGGCCCGGGCTTCCCCCAGGGACGCTAGGCTTTGCCGGGTTACGCCCCCCTGGGAAATATGGCTATAGCCCTGGTCCGTCAAATGGCCATCCAGGGAATCGGCCAGATCCGGAACCAGCACGGGCTGGAGCCCGAAGGCTTCGATCCAGGTGCGCAGGGCTTCCAGATCCCCGGGGGTGAGCATGGAAGAGGCCAGCACATTGATCTGGCGGGGCCGTTTCCCCGCCCCGTTACCCCGGGGCACCAGATGGGCTATGAGGGCCTCCACGGCCCGGGCAAAGCCGCTTTCCAGATTGCCCAGGGTGTCCGGGGTACTGATGGGCACCACCGCCATGCCATCCCATTCCGGGTGCTGGCGGCGGAATTCCTTGATGGTGCGGGGAATATCCGCCCCCTGGGTTTCGGAAAGGCCCGTGCTGATCAGGCCCACCACCTCCGGCCCGGAGGTTCGGGCAATGGTGTCCAGGGCCTCCACCACATTGCCGTCAGCCCCCAGAATGGTGACGATCTGGTCCATGGCCGTGGTTTGCAGGGGAATGGGCTCCCGGAAATGGCGGGTGAAAAACACCTTACTGAAGGCGGTGCAACCCTGGGCCCCGTGTTCCAGGGGAATGGCCCCCCGGATGCCCATGAGGGCCAGACTGGCCCCCATGGGCTGGCTGACCTTGAGGGGATTCACCGTCATGGCTTTGTTGGCAATCAGAACTTGGGCCATGGTCCTCTCCTCAAGCCGCCAGCACATTGACCAGGGGACGCTGCTCCCAGGGCGCCGGGCGGCGCACCTGGGACCACACAGGGCTGTTGATGGCCAGGGCCAGCTGCCGGGCCAGTTCCACCATGCCCGTGTAGCCTTCGTAGGCAAAATCCCGCTCGTGGTTAATGTCCAGGAAAGGCAGGCGGCTCTTCAGGGCCGGGTAAAGGTAGCGGCCCCCGGCAATGAGAATGTCCGCCTGATACGCCTGACACACCGCCATCAAGGCCGCTTGGTCGTTGTCGTCGATCATGGGGGCCTCCGGGCCCATGAGTTCCCGGATGCGTTCCCGATCCTCTTCCGTGGATTTTTCCGTGCCCGTGGCCACCACGGTCAGGCCCAAATCCTGCATGGCGGAGACCACGGACCAGGACTTCACGCCGCCGGAGAAAATCAACACCCGTTTGCCTGCCAACTGTTCCCGCCAGGGCATGAGAGCCGCCCGGGCCCGGGCTTCCTCCCGGGCAATGAGGGCCTCGGTGCGGGCCGTCAAACCTGGGTCTCCGATCAGGCGGGCAAAATCCCGTAAGGCCCGGGAGGTATCTTCAATGCCGTAAAAGCTGCCTTCAAAGAAGGGGGTGCCATGGCGCTCTTCCAGCTTGCGGGCCACATTGAGCATGGCCTTGGAACACACCACCATATTGGCTTCGGCCCGGTGCATGGTCTGCACCTCACGGAAACGGGCATCCCCGGAGAGGGTGCAGAGAATGCGCAGCCCCAACGCGTCGAACAGGGGAGCCACCTGCCAGAATTCCCCCACAATGTTGTATTCCCCGATGAGATTGATGTCGTGGAAGCGCACCCCAGGAGGCGCCGGGGGCAGGGGCTCCGGCTCCCGGGTGCCGATCACGTATTTGATCAGGGTTTCCCCGGCGATCCGGTTGCCCAGGCTTTTGCTACCGTAAAAACCAGCGCAATCCACCGGTACCACGGTCACCTCCCAACGGGCGGCGGCGGCCTTGCAGACCGCTTCAATGTCGTCTCCATGGAGAGCGGTAACGCAGGTGTTATAGACGAACACGGCAGCCGGGTGATAACGCTCCACCGCCTGCTGGATGGCGAAAAAGAGGCGCTTTTCCCCCTGGCCCATAATCACGTCCGTTTCCGCCAGATCCGTGGTCATGCCGATCCGGTACAGGCTGGGTCCGGAGGAACGGGTGCCCCGGGCATCCCAGGAACTGCCGGCGCAGCCAATGGGGCCATGGACGATATGGGCCACGTCCCCAATGGGCAGCAAGGCAATCTGAGCCCCGTCAAAGGCGCAGCCCCCCTGGGTGGCTCCGGGTTTGGATCGGGCGCAGCCGGATTTGCTCTTTTTATTGTGCTGGCAGGCC
This sequence is a window from Azospira inquinata. Protein-coding genes within it:
- a CDS encoding sugar phosphate isomerase/epimerase family protein; translated protein: MSWTDMSMKFALSTLALPPGDHRQWLACLPAWGFGGVVLVPSRLWADWPDPAQVALYRRAVEQAGLAVAALHVPAGDYPLLNLLAGDGVGEEGDPAAHLLRLSALARDLGATTLVIGHGRWCRELPMDGAWARCFDLLDRVLPVLESQGVQLCFEPLGPGDGDFCTRASECRILTNAVDHPALGLQLNARALVENGESGHSVFAAIYGRLESFTVNEPGLLPLGSTGRVDHAAMRRHLAASGYEGWVVLEQKFMERGFPDGLEQSAALLLERYCRQDNLSLARHDAAFRAAPGVALLH
- a CDS encoding restriction endonuclease subunit S domain-containing protein yields the protein MSLDNTNARISLALRDAKAFAQSLPPGPQQESFVSLMKNLTDAIALLSREVDRLRERG
- a CDS encoding NifB/NifX family molybdenum-iron cluster-binding protein — encoded protein: MLKIAFASTDLARVNLHFGAAERFVIYDVSPGEAEMVGVGEFMAAVMKGENKDRALPAGTVLVPGEEMRPSPEELLKPPEDKVLAKLEFLKDCAAVYAASIGNSSIKRLMAANIQPIIVDNGHDIVDLLNEVSLALANRGALPWVDRALTQQQRQQSPDRFAAIAAEGWKGGYVPEEKLSHQLITSVDELD
- the dapE gene encoding succinyl-diaminopimelate desuccinylase codes for the protein MATDSTVALAEALIGRPSVTPDDQGCMDLIRNQLEPLGFLCEDLSRHGTTNLLARHGQDHPVLCLAGHTDVVPPGPREQWQSDPFTPSHRDGRLYGRGAADMKSSLAAFVTAAQTFVRAHPDHPGTLALLLTSDEEGDAKDGTVAVVEALKARDETLDYCIVGEPTAVESLGDTVKNGRRGSLSGKLTVKGIQGHIAYPHLARNPIHQAAPAIGELAAMEWDQGNEFFPPTSWQISNIRGGTGATNVIPGSVEILFNFRFSTASTPDSLQRRLTAVLAKHGLDYDLVWTLNAKPFLTGQGPLVCAAQAAIREVTGRETELSTTGGTSDGRFIADICPQVIELGPVNASIHKIDEWVEVADLPRLSAIYQRILEQLLN
- the prmB gene encoding 50S ribosomal protein L3 N(5)-glutamine methyltransferase: MALTPSDLPELQTLRDFLRYGVSRFNQAQLFFGHGTDNAYDEAAYLLLHTLNLPLDRLEPFLDAHLTAEERQTVLSVIEQRVESRVPAAYLTHEAWLGEHRFYVDSRVIVPRSFIAELLDEQLLPWVEDPWGITRVADICTGSGCLAILAALAFPMAEVDGVDISPDALDVAQRNIADYGLEDRVHAIRSNLFAGVARQRYDLIISNPPYVNAPSMAELPPEYRAEPELALAGGEDGLDLVRILLREARDHLNPGGILVVEIGHNREALEAAYPETPFTWLETSAGDQFVFLLHREELPE
- the vnfD gene encoding nitrogenase vanadium-iron protein, alpha chain codes for the protein MPMVLLKCDKDIPEREKHIYLKAPDEDTREYLPISNAATIPGTLSERGCAFCGAKLVIGGVVKDAIQMIHGPIGCAYDTWHTKRYPSDNGHFQMKYVWSTDMKESHIVFGGEKRLEKSINEAFDEMPEIKRMFVYTTCPTALIGDDVKAVAKRVMAERPDVDIFCVECPGFSGVSQSKGHHVLNIGWVNEKVGTVEPEITSPYTINFIGDYNIQGDTQLLQTYWDRLGIQVIAHFTGNAAYDDLRSMHRAQLNVVNCARSAGYIANELKKRYGIPRLDIDSWGFNYMAEGIRKICAFFGIEDKGEALIAEEYAKWKPQLDWYKERLKGTKMAIWTGGPRLWHWTKSVEDDLGVQVVAMSSKFGHQEDFEKVIARGQEGTYYIDDGNELEFFEIIDLVKPDVIFTGPRVGELVKKLHIPYVNGHAYHNGPYMGFEGFVNLARDMYNAVYNPLRQLAATDIRGAASSTAIKEAA
- the vnfK gene encoding V-containing nitrogenase subunit beta, with amino-acid sequence MSCEEAVTQERPQVKVVSKDRTGIINPMYDCQPAGAQYAGIGVKDCIPLVHGGQGCSMFVRLLFAQHFKENFDIASTSLHEESAVFGGTKRVEEGVMVLAKRYPELRVIPIITTCSTEVIGDDIEGTINVCNRALKAEFPDRKIHLVPVHTPSFKGSQVSGYSECVLSLVKTIANKKGKPTGKLNLFPGWVNPGDVTLLKHYLSEMGVEATVFMDTEDFDSPMLPDKTIEPHGKTTVEDIADSANAVASLALARYEGASAAKYLQDEFEVPAVISSTPYGIKNTDEMLQHIAKLTGKEIPASLVRERGIALDALADLAHMFFANKKVALFGHPDLVIGLAQFCMEVELEPVLLLLGDDNTKYKKDPRILALKEGANFDMDVVCNSDLWELEKRIKNGLKVDLIMGHSKGRYVALDANIPMVRVGFPTFDRAGLYRHPTMGYKGAMELAENIANTIFAHMEYTKNREWLLNTW
- the vnfG gene encoding V-containing nitrogenase subunit delta; this translates as MDTRVDELYDYVQERCLWQFASRTWDREENIDGVLGKTTQMLLGQTPAAENPVERCQLADAKVVVADFRSRFPWIKDVSEDEIKELMQGLKARLTDIAITHSKNHELNHSLY